A genomic window from Fusarium oxysporum Fo47 chromosome VIII, complete sequence includes:
- a CDS encoding uncharacterized protein (expressed protein) yields the protein MGLLAKLKFKLRKRLAQGTVEPVAYGILGLVSLERVCKAPSGIDRGRNQSFFAMNAPQGNPFAAAGALHMPFPLSAPPAAFFTGQQFGPPVMTPNSLERACKIATMQAAEYASKRATATMHLLLHLTDQACLPRALVALESQLVRLCKICTVCLGMNGIHIIAYSVELAHSFELRHQRNQDFDGLRTLDTPQILTLSLSPSLKCLGGLA from the exons ATGGGTCTCCTCGCGAAGCTCAAGTTCAAGCTGCGCAAGCGTCTTGCGCAGGGTACTGTCGAGCCAGTCGCCTACGGGATACTCGGGCTTGTCAGCCTCGAACGAGTGTGCAAG GCTCCTAGTGGCATTGACCGCGGCCGCAACCAGTCCTTCTTCGCGATGAACGCGCCTCAGGGAAACCCATTTGCAGCAGCTGGCGCTCTGCACATGCCATTCCCCCTCTCAGCTCCACCAGCAGCCTTTTTCACTGGACAGCAGTTTGGCCCCCCTGTCATGACTCCCAACAGTCTCGAACGAGCGTGCAAG ATCGCTACGATGCAGGCCGCCGAATATGCATCTAAACGGGCCACGGCCACGATGCACCTCCTCC TGCACCTTACTGACCAGGCATGCTTGCCTCGGGCACTGGTTGCGTTGGAGTCACAGCTCGTCCGATTGTGCAAGATCTGCACTGTATGTCTTGGTATGAACGGGATTCATATCATTGCATACAGTGTCGAACTTGCACACTCGTTCGAGCTGCGACACCAACGCAACCAGGACTTTGATGGCCTTCGCACACTTGACACACCACAAATACTCACTCTCTCTTTATCGCCCTCATTGAAATGCCTGGGAGGAttggcttga